In Rhinoraja longicauda isolate Sanriku21f chromosome 6, sRhiLon1.1, whole genome shotgun sequence, the following proteins share a genomic window:
- the ciao2b gene encoding cytosolic iron-sulfur assembly component 2B: MAAGPQLENANPLIFGRSCERTLTARDLDEREPDAIDGREIFDLIRSINDPEHPLSLEELNVVEQLRVNVADEENSVSVAFTPTIPHCSMATLIGLSIKVKLLRSLPARFKVDVHITPGTHASEQAVNKQLADKERVAAALENSHLLEVVNQCLSARL, from the exons ATGGCGGCGGGGCCGCAGCTGGAGAACGCCAACCCGCTTATCTTCGGCCGCAGCTGCGAGCGGACGCTCACCGCCCGCGACCTGGACGAGCGGGAGCCCGACGCCATCGACGGCCGGGAGATCTTCGAT CTGATCAGATCAATTAACGACCCGGAGCACCCGCTGAGCCTGGAGGAGCTAAATGTGGTGGAACAACTTCGTGTGAAC GTGGCCGACGAGGAGAACAGCGTGTCTGTGGCCTTCACCCCCACCATCCCTCACTGCAGCATGGCCACACTCATCGGCTTATCCATCAAAGTCAAGTTGCTGCGATCCCTGCCTGCACGCTTCAAG GTGGATGTTCACATAACTCCAGGCACACACGCCTCGGAACAGGCAG TGAACAAGCAGCTGGCAGACAAGGAGCGAGTGGCGGCGGCGTTGGAGAACAGCCACCTGCTGGAGGTGGTCAACCAGTGCCTGTCGGCGCGGCTCTGA